Proteins from a genomic interval of Longimicrobium sp.:
- a CDS encoding CPBP family intramembrane glutamic endopeptidase, whose translation MTATIVHAALLVFLVVVFPIWDRHETRRLKTSTDPLVRIRAYQVTIAWQAVAAALLLATVPARLLFTPPAEAARMGIGPSPAVAIPLLAGLLGGAVLPVLLARANPAARERARKQMESIAFVLPRTRAERLWFAALSLAVGVCEEIIFRGWLIRWLAEGPLHLGLIAGGVLAAAVFGLDHGYQGIAGMLGTALLALVMTALFLATGTLWVPIALHALIDLRALLLLPPPRPDPAAPGS comes from the coding sequence ATGACGGCAACCATCGTCCACGCGGCGCTCCTCGTCTTCCTGGTGGTGGTCTTTCCCATCTGGGACCGCCACGAGACGCGGCGGCTGAAGACGAGCACCGACCCGCTCGTGCGCATCCGCGCGTACCAGGTGACCATCGCGTGGCAGGCCGTGGCGGCCGCGCTCCTCCTGGCCACCGTTCCGGCGCGCCTCCTGTTCACGCCACCCGCGGAGGCGGCGCGGATGGGAATCGGCCCGAGCCCCGCGGTCGCCATCCCCCTCCTCGCGGGGCTGCTCGGTGGCGCCGTGCTTCCGGTGCTGTTGGCGCGCGCCAACCCCGCGGCGCGCGAGCGGGCGCGGAAGCAGATGGAGTCCATCGCCTTCGTGCTCCCCCGCACCCGCGCGGAGCGGCTCTGGTTCGCGGCGCTGTCGCTGGCCGTGGGCGTGTGCGAGGAGATCATCTTCCGTGGCTGGCTGATCCGCTGGCTGGCCGAGGGACCGCTCCACCTGGGGCTGATCGCGGGGGGGGTCCTCGCCGCGGCGGTGTTCGGGCTGGACCACGGCTACCAGGGAATCGCGGGGATGCTGGGCACCGCCCTGCTGGCGCTGGTGATGACCGCGCTGTTCCTGGCCACCGGCACGCTCTGGGTGCCGATCGCGCTGCACGCGCTCATCGACCTGCGCGCGCTGCTCCTGCTGCCGCCGCCGCGGCCGGACCCCGCCGCGCCCGGATCGTGA
- a CDS encoding thioesterase family protein yields the protein MPNPASLLSAYPVVVELPVFWGDMDWFRHVNNIVFFRYFESARIEYLERIGFRQEAENGGVGPILHSTQARFRRPLEWPDFVLVGARTVDVAEDRFTQEYRIVSRAQGEVAAEGGGILVSYDYANGRKVPLPPAVRDAIHRLESTVTHPGR from the coding sequence ATGCCTAACCCCGCATCCCTCCTCTCCGCCTACCCCGTCGTGGTCGAGCTCCCGGTGTTCTGGGGCGACATGGACTGGTTCCGGCACGTCAACAACATCGTGTTCTTCCGCTACTTCGAGAGCGCGCGCATCGAGTACCTGGAGCGCATCGGGTTCCGGCAGGAGGCGGAGAACGGCGGCGTGGGGCCCATCCTCCACTCCACCCAGGCGCGCTTCCGCCGCCCGCTCGAGTGGCCGGATTTCGTGCTGGTCGGCGCGCGCACCGTCGATGTAGCCGAGGATCGCTTCACGCAGGAATACCGCATCGTCAGCCGCGCGCAGGGCGAGGTGGCGGCCGAAGGCGGCGGGATCCTCGTCTCCTACGACTACGCGAACGGCCGCAAGGTCCCGCTCCCGCCCGCCGTCCGCGACGCCATCCACCGCCTCGAATCCACCGTCACGCATCCCGGCCGCTGA
- a CDS encoding aminoacetone oxidase family FAD-binding enzyme: MTTPSLPIAVIGAGAAGAMAAIFAAGAGAPVLLLERTRDGGRKILISGGGRCNVLPSEMDPAQYFTGSSRNSLRKILLSWPLADQRRFFEEEMGIRLALEHESGKLFPASNKARDVRDGLLEMARRRGARLRFDAHVVGIDPPSGNVPWRIHLAGGETAGAAKVVIATGGLSVPQTGSDGTGLRIVRQLGHTLHETYAALTPLTTEPAVHAHLAGVSLTAHLEAPLERGSLAAAGGFLFTHRGYSGPSVLNISHAAVRARRPAEQPVFARWTELDAAAWERLLLERSTGTVLGLLRRHLPTRLADTLLAESEIEEARTLSQLRRDERARLVERLTRYRLPWTGDEGYKKAEVTGGGVPLGEVDPRTLESRVVPGLYLCGEILDCFGPIGGYNFCWAWATGRAAGLGAAGAL, encoded by the coding sequence GTGACGACGCCGTCCCTCCCCATCGCGGTGATCGGCGCGGGCGCGGCCGGGGCCATGGCGGCCATCTTCGCCGCCGGCGCGGGCGCGCCCGTGCTGCTGCTGGAGCGCACCAGGGACGGCGGGCGGAAGATCCTGATCTCCGGCGGCGGGCGGTGCAACGTGCTGCCGTCGGAGATGGACCCGGCGCAGTACTTCACCGGATCGTCGCGCAACTCGCTGCGGAAGATCCTCCTCTCCTGGCCGCTGGCCGATCAGCGCCGCTTCTTCGAGGAGGAGATGGGGATCCGGCTGGCGCTGGAGCACGAGAGCGGCAAGCTCTTCCCCGCCAGCAACAAGGCGCGCGACGTCCGCGACGGGCTGCTGGAGATGGCCCGCCGCCGCGGCGCGCGCCTCCGCTTCGACGCGCACGTGGTGGGGATCGACCCGCCGTCGGGCAACGTCCCCTGGCGCATCCACCTCGCCGGCGGCGAGACGGCCGGCGCGGCGAAGGTCGTCATCGCCACCGGCGGCCTCTCCGTGCCGCAGACGGGGAGCGACGGCACGGGGCTGCGCATCGTCCGCCAGCTCGGGCACACGCTGCACGAGACGTACGCCGCGCTGACGCCCCTCACCACCGAGCCGGCGGTGCACGCGCATCTCGCCGGCGTGTCGCTGACCGCGCACCTGGAGGCGCCGCTGGAGCGCGGGTCGCTGGCGGCCGCGGGCGGCTTCCTCTTCACCCACCGCGGCTACAGCGGCCCGTCGGTCCTCAACATCTCGCACGCGGCGGTGCGCGCGCGCAGGCCGGCCGAGCAGCCCGTCTTCGCGCGATGGACGGAGCTCGACGCCGCCGCGTGGGAGCGCCTGCTGCTGGAGCGCTCGACGGGCACGGTGCTGGGCCTGCTGCGCCGCCATCTCCCCACGCGCCTGGCGGACACGCTGCTGGCGGAGTCGGAGATCGAGGAGGCCCGCACCCTCTCGCAGCTGCGCCGCGACGAGCGGGCGCGGCTGGTGGAGCGCCTCACCCGCTACCGCCTGCCCTGGACGGGCGACGAGGGGTACAAGAAGGCCGAGGTCACCGGCGGCGGCGTGCCGCTGGGCGAGGTGGACCCGCGCACGCTGGAGAGCCGCGTCGTCCCCGGCCTCTACCTTTGCGGCGAGATCCTGGACTGCTTCGGCCCCATCGGCGGCTACAACTTCTGCTGGGCCTGGGCCACGGGACGGGCGGCGGGGCTGGGGGCGGCGGGGGCGTTGTAA
- the wrbA gene encoding NAD(P)H:quinone oxidoreductase, with amino-acid sequence MATKVLVAFYSSYGHIHRMAQAVVEGVRNVPEVEVRLRRIPELEEARRAMSTQEWYVKAQEAMAEIPEATQDDLRWADGIIWGIPTRFGNMPAQVKQFLDQLGGMWQKGELEDKATGIFTSTATIHGGQETTIITSLIPLLHLGMIFVGTPYGQNPQIMVTDGVGGSPYGPGTLAGGDGSRQPVESELTTARNLGSRMAKASALLRHLRAQDPHGQQPYAPDYHEGE; translated from the coding sequence ATGGCGACGAAGGTGCTGGTGGCGTTCTACAGCAGCTACGGCCACATCCACCGCATGGCGCAGGCGGTGGTCGAGGGCGTGCGGAACGTGCCCGAGGTGGAGGTGCGGCTGCGGCGCATCCCCGAGCTGGAGGAGGCGCGCCGCGCGATGAGCACGCAGGAGTGGTACGTGAAGGCGCAGGAGGCCATGGCGGAGATCCCCGAGGCCACCCAGGACGACCTGCGCTGGGCCGACGGGATCATCTGGGGGATCCCCACGCGCTTCGGCAACATGCCCGCGCAGGTCAAGCAGTTCCTCGACCAGCTCGGGGGGATGTGGCAGAAGGGCGAGCTCGAGGACAAGGCCACCGGCATCTTCACCAGCACGGCCACGATCCACGGCGGGCAGGAGACGACGATCATCACCAGCCTGATCCCGCTGCTGCACCTGGGGATGATCTTCGTGGGCACCCCGTACGGCCAGAACCCGCAGATCATGGTGACGGACGGCGTCGGCGGCAGCCCGTATGGCCCCGGCACGCTGGCCGGCGGCGACGGCTCGCGCCAGCCGGTGGAGAGCGAGCTGACCACCGCGCGCAACCTGGGCAGCCGCATGGCGAAAGCGTCCGCGCTCCTGCGCCACCTCCGCGCCCAGGACCCGCACGGCCAGCAGCCCTACGCCCCCGACTACCACGAGGGAGAGTAA